Proteins from a single region of Pseudomonas sp. BSw22131:
- a CDS encoding MerR family transcriptional regulator, whose protein sequence is MLEPSHNDELPPIPGKRYFTIGEVSELCAVKPHVLRYWEQEFPQLNPVKRRGNRRYYQREDVLMIRQIRGLLYEQGFTIGGARLRMSSGEEKDDTQQYKVLFRQMITELEDVLVVLSK, encoded by the coding sequence ATGCTGGAACCAAGTCATAACGACGAGCTACCGCCCATTCCAGGCAAACGCTACTTCACCATCGGTGAAGTAAGCGAGCTCTGCGCGGTAAAACCGCACGTTTTGCGTTATTGGGAGCAGGAATTCCCTCAACTCAACCCCGTGAAGCGCCGCGGAAATCGCCGCTATTATCAGCGCGAAGACGTGTTGATGATTCGGCAAATCCGCGGTTTGCTGTATGAGCAGGGCTTCACCATTGGCGGTGCGCGATTGCGTATGTCCAGCGGGGAAGAAAAGGACGATACCCAACAGTACAAAGTGTTGTTCCGTCAGATGATTACCGAGCTTGAAGATGTTCTTGTGGTGCTGAGCAAGTAG
- the ihfA gene encoding integration host factor subunit alpha — MGALTKAEMAERLYEELGLNKREAKELVELFFEEIRHALEDNEQVKLSGFGNFDLRDKRQRPGRNPKTGEEIPITARRVVTFRPGQKLKARVEAYAGTKS; from the coding sequence ATGGGGGCTCTGACGAAAGCTGAGATGGCCGAACGTCTGTACGAAGAGCTAGGCCTGAACAAACGAGAAGCCAAGGAACTGGTTGAGCTGTTCTTTGAGGAAATCAGGCACGCTCTGGAAGATAACGAGCAAGTCAAACTGTCGGGATTCGGTAATTTTGACTTGCGAGACAAGCGCCAGCGACCGGGTCGGAACCCAAAGACAGGGGAAGAAATTCCGATTACCGCTCGCCGTGTGGTCACCTTTCGCCCAGGGCAGAAACTGAAGGCCCGAGTTGAGGCTTATGCTGGAACCAAGTCATAA
- the pheT gene encoding phenylalanine--tRNA ligase subunit beta, producing MKFSEQWLRGWVSPQVSRDELVARLSMAGLEVDSVTPAAGVFSGVVVGEVLSTEQHPDADKLRVCQVSNGSETFQVVCGAPNVRPGLKIPFAMIGAELPGDFKIKKARLRGVESNGMLCSQSELQVGEGNDGLMELSADAPVGQDFRIYLELDDASIEVDLTPNRGDCLSVAGLAREVGALYDATVTRPYVSAVPATHDEVRSVEVLAPAACPRYLGRVIRNVDLSRPTPLWMVERLRRSDVRSIDAAVDITNYVMLELGQPLHAFDLAEINGGIRVRMAEEGEKLVLLDGQEVSLRADTLLIADHQRALAIAGVMGGEHSGVTATTRDIFLESAFFEPISVAGKARSYGLHTDASHRYERGVDWQLAREAMERATGLLIEITGGEAGPVTESVSESNLPSVAPVILRADRIEQMLGLKIETAEVERLLTALDLKISSEVAGQWRVEVPSHRFDITLEVDLIEELARLYGYNRLPVRYPQARLAPQAKSESKGELPALRRLLVARGYQEAITYSFIDPKWFELFSPGAEPLLLANPISNDMAAMRSSLWPGLVKALQHNLNRQQDRVRLFESGLRFVGQLDGLKQEPMLAGVICGSRLPEGWAQGRDAVDFFDVKADVEAVLGFAGALDDFTFSSGHHPALHPGQTARIERDGREVGFIGTLHPELSKTLGLDRPVFVFELVLAEVATGRLPKFHELSRFPEVRRDLALLADRDVASSAMMAVIRENAGEWLTDLRLFDVYQGKGIDPHRKSLAVGLTWQHPSRTLTDDETNAATQKILTSLEERLNATLRK from the coding sequence ATGAAATTCAGTGAACAATGGTTGCGTGGCTGGGTAAGCCCGCAAGTATCGCGCGACGAGCTGGTTGCTCGTCTGTCGATGGCTGGTCTGGAGGTCGACAGCGTCACCCCGGCAGCTGGTGTTTTCAGCGGTGTGGTCGTGGGCGAAGTGCTCAGCACAGAGCAGCATCCTGATGCAGACAAACTGCGTGTTTGTCAGGTCAGCAATGGCTCGGAAACCTTTCAGGTTGTCTGTGGTGCCCCCAACGTGCGTCCAGGCCTGAAGATTCCTTTTGCGATGATCGGCGCTGAGTTGCCCGGCGACTTCAAGATCAAGAAAGCCAGGCTGCGTGGTGTCGAATCCAACGGCATGCTGTGCTCCCAGTCAGAGCTGCAGGTGGGTGAAGGCAATGACGGTCTCATGGAGCTCTCTGCCGACGCCCCAGTGGGTCAGGACTTCCGCATCTATCTGGAACTAGACGACGCCAGCATCGAAGTCGACTTGACGCCGAACCGCGGCGACTGTCTGTCCGTCGCCGGGCTTGCGCGTGAAGTGGGCGCCCTTTATGACGCAACCGTGACACGTCCTTACGTTAGCGCAGTGCCGGCTACACACGATGAAGTGCGCTCAGTTGAAGTCCTTGCGCCGGCTGCTTGCCCGCGTTATCTGGGTCGTGTCATTCGCAATGTCGATCTGTCGCGCCCTACGCCGCTTTGGATGGTCGAGCGCCTTCGCCGTTCCGACGTGCGCAGCATTGACGCGGCGGTGGATATCACCAATTACGTGATGCTTGAACTCGGTCAGCCGCTGCACGCGTTTGACCTTGCCGAGATTAACGGCGGCATCCGTGTACGTATGGCAGAGGAGGGCGAGAAGCTCGTCCTGCTCGACGGTCAGGAAGTCAGTCTGCGTGCAGATACGCTGTTAATCGCCGACCATCAACGTGCGCTGGCGATTGCTGGCGTCATGGGTGGCGAGCACAGCGGTGTTACGGCGACAACGCGTGACATCTTTCTCGAAAGTGCCTTCTTCGAGCCGATTTCCGTCGCTGGCAAGGCCCGTTCGTATGGCTTGCACACCGATGCGTCCCATCGTTATGAGCGTGGTGTCGACTGGCAGCTCGCCCGCGAAGCCATGGAGCGTGCAACTGGTTTGCTGATTGAAATCACTGGCGGTGAAGCAGGTCCTGTCACTGAGTCAGTGAGCGAAAGCAATTTGCCTTCTGTAGCCCCGGTTATCTTACGTGCAGACCGCATCGAGCAAATGCTGGGTCTGAAGATTGAAACGGCTGAAGTCGAGCGTTTGCTGACTGCACTGGATCTCAAGATTTCGTCGGAAGTGGCGGGGCAGTGGCGTGTCGAAGTACCAAGCCACAGGTTCGATATCACGCTTGAAGTCGATCTGATCGAAGAGCTGGCGCGGCTTTATGGTTACAACCGCTTGCCGGTTCGTTATCCGCAAGCGCGTTTGGCGCCGCAGGCGAAGTCTGAGTCCAAGGGCGAATTGCCGGCACTTCGCCGCCTGTTAGTGGCCCGCGGTTATCAGGAAGCAATCACGTACAGCTTCATTGATCCAAAATGGTTTGAACTGTTCAGCCCGGGCGCAGAGCCGCTGCTGCTGGCGAACCCTATTTCCAATGATATGGCAGCAATGCGGTCGTCGTTGTGGCCCGGGTTGGTGAAAGCGCTGCAGCACAACCTCAACCGGCAGCAAGATCGTGTTCGCCTTTTCGAAAGTGGTCTGCGTTTTGTCGGTCAGCTTGATGGGCTGAAGCAAGAGCCAATGCTGGCGGGTGTCATTTGCGGTAGCCGCCTGCCAGAAGGCTGGGCGCAAGGCCGGGACGCGGTCGACTTCTTCGACGTCAAGGCCGACGTAGAAGCGGTGCTGGGTTTCGCCGGCGCGCTGGATGATTTCACCTTTTCGTCAGGTCACCATCCTGCTCTGCATCCGGGCCAGACTGCCCGCATCGAGCGTGACGGGCGTGAAGTAGGTTTCATCGGAACGCTGCACCCTGAGCTGTCGAAAACGCTGGGGCTGGACCGTCCCGTTTTCGTTTTTGAGCTGGTGCTCGCGGAGGTTGCCACAGGTCGCTTGCCGAAATTCCATGAATTGTCGCGTTTCCCTGAGGTGCGCCGAGACCTGGCGTTGCTGGCTGATCGCGACGTCGCATCCAGTGCGATGATGGCTGTAATCCGAGAAAATGCAGGGGAGTGGCTCACAGACCTCAGGCTATTTGATGTTTATCAGGGTAAAGGCATTGATCCGCATAGAAAAAGCCTTGCAGTCGGCTTGACCTGGCAACATCCATCGCGCACTCTTACTGACGATGAGACTAACGCTGCAACGCAGAAAATTCTCACCTCGCTCGAGGAACGGTTAAACGCCACGTTAAGGAAGTAG
- the pheS gene encoding phenylalanine--tRNA ligase subunit alpha, with protein sequence MENLDALVSQALEAVQSAEDITALEQIRVNYLGKKGELTQVMKTLGNLPPEERPQVGALINFAKERVTEVLNARKAAFEQSDLAAKLAAESIDVTLPGRGQTSGGLHPVTRTLERIEQFFTHIGYGIAEGPEVEDDYHNFEALNIPGHHPARSMHDTFYFNANMLLRTHTSPVQVRTMESQKPPIRIVCPGRVYRSDSDITHSPMFHQVEGLLVDRDINFADLKGTIEEFLRVFFEKELAVRFRPSYFPFTEPSAEVDMECVMCSGKGCRVCKQTGWLEVMGCGMVHPDVLRMSGIDPEEFQGFAFGMGAERLAMLRYGVNDLRLFFDNDLRFLAQFR encoded by the coding sequence ATGGAAAACCTGGACGCACTGGTCTCTCAAGCACTTGAGGCTGTGCAAAGCGCTGAAGACATCACTGCCCTGGAGCAAATCCGGGTCAACTACCTTGGCAAGAAGGGCGAATTGACTCAGGTGATGAAGACCCTGGGAAATCTGCCACCTGAAGAGCGTCCGCAAGTCGGAGCGCTGATAAACTTTGCCAAGGAGCGTGTCACAGAGGTTCTAAATGCGCGCAAGGCAGCGTTCGAGCAATCTGATCTAGCCGCCAAACTCGCCGCCGAGTCGATTGATGTGACCTTGCCTGGTCGTGGGCAAACCTCAGGTGGTCTGCATCCGGTTACCAGGACTCTGGAACGTATCGAACAATTCTTCACCCACATTGGCTACGGCATCGCCGAAGGGCCTGAAGTCGAAGACGACTACCACAATTTCGAGGCGCTTAACATCCCAGGCCACCACCCGGCCCGGTCGATGCACGACACCTTCTATTTCAATGCAAACATGTTGCTGCGCACTCATACCTCGCCGGTACAGGTCCGCACCATGGAATCGCAAAAGCCGCCGATACGCATCGTCTGCCCTGGACGTGTTTACCGCAGCGACTCCGATATTACCCACTCTCCGATGTTCCATCAGGTTGAAGGGTTGCTCGTTGATCGCGACATCAACTTCGCTGACCTGAAAGGCACTATCGAAGAGTTTCTGCGCGTGTTCTTCGAGAAAGAACTGGCAGTGCGCTTCCGTCCTTCGTACTTCCCTTTCACCGAGCCCTCCGCTGAAGTCGACATGGAGTGCGTGATGTGCAGCGGTAAAGGCTGTCGCGTCTGCAAACAGACCGGCTGGCTTGAAGTAATGGGCTGCGGCATGGTGCATCCGGATGTGTTGCGCATGTCCGGCATTGACCCTGAAGAGTTCCAGGGCTTTGCATTTGGCATGGGCGCAGAACGTCTGGCCATGTTGCGTTACGGCGTCAATGATTTGCGCCTGTTCTTCGACAACGACCTGCGGTTCCTCGCGCAATTTCGCTAG
- the rplT gene encoding 50S ribosomal protein L20: protein MARVKRGVMARKRHKKILKLAKGYYGARSRVFRVAKQAVIKAGQYAYRDRRQKKRQFRALWIARINAGARINGLSYSRFIAGLKKASIEIDRKVLADLAVNEKAAFAAIVEKAKATLA, encoded by the coding sequence ATGGCTCGTGTTAAGCGTGGCGTCATGGCGCGTAAGCGTCACAAGAAAATTCTGAAACTTGCTAAAGGCTACTACGGCGCGCGTTCACGCGTATTCCGTGTTGCCAAGCAAGCGGTTATCAAGGCCGGCCAATACGCCTACCGTGACCGTCGTCAGAAAAAACGTCAGTTCCGCGCTCTGTGGATCGCTCGTATCAACGCTGGTGCGCGTATCAACGGTCTGTCCTACAGCCGTTTCATCGCTGGCCTGAAAAAAGCGTCGATCGAGATTGACCGCAAGGTCCTGGCTGATCTGGCAGTGAACGAAAAAGCGGCGTTTGCTGCGATTGTCGAGAAAGCTAAAGCCACCTTGGCCTAA
- the rpmI gene encoding 50S ribosomal protein L35: MPKMKTKSGAAKRFLKTANGIKHKHAFKSHILTKMSTKRKRQLRGSSLLHPSDVAKVERMLRLR, translated from the coding sequence ATGCCAAAGATGAAGACTAAAAGTGGTGCAGCTAAGCGGTTTTTGAAAACTGCTAACGGCATCAAGCACAAACATGCTTTCAAGAGCCACATCCTGACCAAAATGTCGACCAAGCGTAAGCGTCAACTGCGCGGTAGCAGCTTGCTGCATCCGTCTGACGTGGCAAAAGTCGAGCGAATGCTGCGCCTTCGTTAA
- the infC gene encoding translation initiation factor IF-3: MTIKREMRQDKRAAPKAPINENISAREVRLIGAEGEQLGIVSIEDALLKAEEAKLDLVEISADAVPPVCKLMDYGKSIFEKKKQVAAAKKNQKQIQVKEIKFRPGTEEGDYQVKLRNLVRFLSDGDRAKVSLRFRGREMAHQELGMELLKRVEGDLLEYGTVEQHPKMEGRQLIMVIAPKKKK, from the coding sequence ATTACTATTAAGCGTGAAATGAGACAAGATAAACGAGCTGCACCGAAGGCCCCGATCAACGAGAATATCTCGGCACGCGAGGTTCGGTTAATTGGGGCTGAGGGAGAACAGCTTGGGATTGTGTCAATTGAAGACGCGCTTCTTAAGGCTGAAGAGGCCAAACTGGATCTGGTAGAAATTTCTGCCGATGCAGTACCTCCTGTTTGCAAACTGATGGACTACGGCAAATCGATCTTCGAGAAGAAGAAACAGGTTGCTGCCGCCAAGAAAAACCAGAAGCAGATCCAGGTTAAAGAAATCAAGTTTCGTCCAGGGACGGAGGAAGGGGATTACCAGGTAAAACTACGCAACCTGGTACGTTTCCTGAGTGACGGGGACAGGGCCAAGGTGTCGTTAAGATTCCGCGGTCGTGAGATGGCCCACCAGGAGCTGGGCATGGAACTGTTGAAGCGGGTTGAAGGTGACTTGCTCGAATACGGTACCGTTGAACAGCATCCTAAGATGGAAGGACGCCAGCTAATCATGGTCATCGCCCCGAAAAAGAAGAAATAA
- the thrS gene encoding threonine--tRNA ligase: MPTITLPDGSHRSFDHPVSVAEVALSIGAGLAKATVAGKVNGTLVDASDMIDADASLQIITPKDQEGLEIIRHSCAHLVGHAVKQLYPTAKMVIGPVIDDGFYYDIAYERPFTPDDLLAIEQRMQQLIEKDYDVIKKVTPRAEVIDVFTARHEDYKLRLVEDMPEQQTMGLYYHEEYVDMCRGPHVPNTRFLKSFKLTKLSGAYWRGDAKNEQLQRVYGTAWADKKQLAAYVLRIEEAEKRDHRKIGKRLGLFHTQEEAPGMVFWHPNGWTLYQVLEQYMRKVQHDNGYLEIKTPQVVDRSLWEKSGHWANYADNMFTTQSESRDYAIKPMNCPCHVQVFNQGLKSYRELPLRLAEFGACHRNEPSGALHGIMRVRGFTQDDAHIFCTEDQMQAESAAFIKLTLAVYEDFGFKDIELKLSTRPEKRVGSDELWDRAEAALAAALDSAGLPYDLQPGEGAFYGPKIEFSLKDCLGRVWQCGTLQLDFNLPVRLGAEFVTEDNGRKHPVMLHRAILGSFERFIGILIEHYEGAFPAWLAPTQAVILNITDKQADFALEVEKTLAESGFRAKSDLRNEKIGFKIREHTLLKVPYLLVIGDREVETQTVAVRTREGADLGSMPVAQFSEFLAQAVSRRGRQDSE, encoded by the coding sequence ATGCCCACCATTACTCTTCCCGACGGCAGTCATCGTTCGTTCGATCACCCGGTTTCCGTAGCCGAGGTTGCGCTTTCCATTGGTGCTGGTCTGGCCAAGGCCACCGTAGCCGGCAAGGTCAACGGAACACTGGTCGACGCCAGCGACATGATTGATGCTGACGCAAGCCTGCAAATCATCACCCCCAAAGATCAGGAAGGCCTGGAGATCATTCGCCACTCCTGCGCCCACTTGGTCGGTCACGCCGTCAAGCAGCTGTACCCCACTGCAAAGATGGTCATTGGTCCGGTCATCGATGATGGCTTTTATTACGATATCGCTTACGAGCGCCCGTTCACGCCTGATGATCTGCTGGCGATCGAGCAGCGCATGCAGCAGCTGATTGAAAAAGATTACGACGTCATCAAGAAGGTCACGCCGCGCGCCGAAGTGATCGACGTGTTCACCGCCCGTCATGAAGACTACAAGCTGCGCCTTGTCGAAGACATGCCAGAACAGCAGACCATGGGGCTGTACTACCACGAAGAATACGTAGACATGTGCCGCGGCCCGCACGTGCCGAACACGCGTTTTCTGAAGTCGTTCAAGTTGACCAAGCTGTCTGGCGCTTACTGGCGCGGCGACGCCAAGAACGAACAGTTGCAGCGCGTCTATGGCACCGCCTGGGCTGACAAAAAGCAGCTCGCAGCTTACGTTCTGCGTATCGAAGAGGCCGAAAAGCGCGATCATCGCAAGATTGGCAAACGTCTGGGCCTGTTTCATACCCAGGAAGAAGCACCGGGCATGGTGTTCTGGCACCCCAACGGCTGGACCCTTTATCAAGTGCTCGAGCAGTACATGCGCAAGGTGCAGCACGACAACGGGTATCTGGAGATCAAGACTCCGCAAGTGGTTGATCGCTCCCTGTGGGAGAAGTCTGGCCATTGGGCCAACTACGCCGACAACATGTTCACCACTCAGTCCGAGAGCCGCGACTACGCCATCAAGCCGATGAACTGCCCGTGTCACGTGCAGGTCTTCAATCAAGGCCTGAAAAGCTACCGCGAGTTGCCGTTGCGTCTGGCTGAATTTGGCGCGTGTCACCGCAATGAGCCTTCGGGCGCGCTGCACGGCATCATGCGTGTGCGTGGCTTTACCCAGGATGACGCCCACATTTTCTGCACTGAAGATCAAATGCAGGCAGAGTCGGCGGCATTCATCAAGCTGACGCTGGCTGTCTACGAAGATTTTGGCTTCAAGGATATCGAGCTCAAGCTTTCGACTCGTCCCGAGAAGCGCGTAGGTTCAGACGAATTGTGGGATCGTGCAGAAGCTGCACTGGCTGCCGCACTCGACAGCGCTGGGCTGCCTTACGATTTGCAGCCGGGTGAGGGTGCCTTCTACGGCCCTAAAATCGAATTCTCCTTGAAGGATTGCTTGGGTCGCGTGTGGCAATGCGGTACATTGCAGCTCGATTTCAACCTGCCTGTACGTCTGGGTGCCGAATTCGTCACCGAAGACAACGGTCGCAAGCATCCAGTGATGCTGCACCGCGCGATTCTCGGCTCTTTCGAGCGCTTCATCGGAATTCTGATCGAGCACTATGAAGGCGCATTTCCGGCTTGGTTGGCTCCAACTCAGGCAGTGATCCTCAATATCACTGACAAACAGGCAGATTTTGCCCTTGAAGTGGAAAAAACTTTGGCTGAAAGCGGGTTTCGTGCCAAGTCCGACTTGAGAAATGAAAAGATCGGCTTTAAAATCCGCGAGCATACTTTGCTCAAGGTTCCCTATCTTCTGGTAATCGGAGATCGGGAGGTTGAAACGCAAACTGTCGCTGTGCGTACCCGTGAAGGCGCAGACCTTGGCTCGATGCCGGTCGCCCAATTCTCGGAGTTTCTTGCACAAGCGGTTTCCCGGCGTGGTCGCCAAGATTCGGAGTAA
- a CDS encoding cold-shock protein, whose protein sequence is MSNRQTGTVKWFNDEKGFGFITPQGGGDDLFVHFKAIESDGFKSLKEGQTVSFVAEKGQKGMQAAQVRAE, encoded by the coding sequence ATGTCTAATCGCCAAACCGGCACCGTAAAATGGTTCAACGATGAAAAAGGCTTCGGCTTTATCACTCCACAGGGTGGCGGTGACGACCTGTTCGTACACTTCAAAGCTATCGAAAGCGACGGTTTCAAAAGCCTGAAAGAAGGCCAGACCGTTTCGTTCGTGGCTGAGAAAGGCCAAAAGGGCATGCAAGCTGCTCAGGTTCGCGCGGAGTAA
- a CDS encoding I78 family peptidase inhibitor, translated as MSWKLVPTGLVLSMAVLAGCSSTSQPSGDSAQSPAAIDSGHSRCDAAAAQFAVGKPASPALLEQARTKAGAQTARALGPNDMITLEYRSDRLNLNTDQAGSVNRVNCG; from the coding sequence ATGTCCTGGAAATTAGTCCCGACGGGTCTGGTGTTATCAATGGCGGTGTTGGCGGGCTGCAGTTCAACGTCGCAACCGTCGGGCGATTCTGCTCAAAGTCCGGCAGCCATCGATAGCGGTCATTCCCGATGTGACGCCGCAGCCGCACAGTTTGCTGTCGGCAAGCCTGCATCGCCCGCGTTGCTCGAACAGGCCCGAACCAAAGCCGGCGCGCAGACGGCAAGGGCACTGGGACCCAACGACATGATCACGCTTGAGTATCGCTCGGACCGCCTTAACCTCAACACTGATCAGGCCGGGAGCGTGAATCGCGTCAACTGCGGGTAA
- a CDS encoding nucleoside hydrolase, with the protein MLNVHLHLTRLLRSVLFLTVLSATAAQAAEKRDLIIDTDPGADDVVALLLALASPEELNVMAITTVAGNVRVDKTSRNARLAREWAGREDVPVYAGAGKPLVRTPIYAENIHGKEGLPGVEVHEPKQGLAQGSAVQYLVDTLSKAKPHSITVAMLGPQTNLALALIQAPEITQGIKEVVVMGGAHFNGGNITPVAEFNIFADPDAAKVVLASGVKLTYVPLDVTHKILTSDQRLKQIEALNNQAGKLVGAILNEYVKADMVHYGLSGGPVHDASVIAWLLKPDLFSGKPVNLAIDNREGLGQGQTIADWYDTLAQPKNVYWVESGDAQGFFDLLTERLARLK; encoded by the coding sequence ATGCTTAACGTTCATCTTCATCTGACCCGTCTGCTCAGGAGTGTGCTGTTTTTGACCGTGCTCAGTGCCACTGCCGCTCAGGCAGCCGAAAAACGCGACCTTATCATCGACACTGATCCTGGGGCTGACGATGTCGTGGCGCTGCTGCTGGCGCTCGCATCACCCGAAGAGTTGAACGTGATGGCGATCACCACCGTGGCAGGTAATGTGCGGGTGGACAAAACCTCGCGCAACGCACGGCTGGCTCGCGAGTGGGCAGGACGTGAAGATGTCCCTGTTTATGCAGGCGCCGGCAAACCGCTGGTGCGCACCCCGATCTATGCCGAGAACATCCATGGCAAAGAAGGGTTGCCGGGGGTTGAGGTGCATGAGCCCAAACAGGGACTGGCCCAAGGCAGCGCGGTGCAGTATCTGGTCGATACATTGAGCAAAGCCAAGCCACACAGCATCACGGTGGCAATGCTTGGTCCGCAAACCAACCTTGCCCTGGCACTGATTCAAGCGCCAGAGATCACGCAGGGCATCAAGGAAGTGGTCGTGATGGGCGGCGCCCATTTCAATGGCGGCAATATCACACCGGTCGCAGAATTCAATATTTTCGCCGACCCTGACGCTGCCAAGGTCGTGCTGGCCAGCGGCGTCAAGCTTACCTACGTGCCGCTGGACGTGACCCACAAGATCCTGACCAGCGATCAGCGACTCAAGCAGATAGAGGCACTGAATAACCAGGCGGGCAAGCTGGTCGGCGCGATTCTCAACGAATACGTCAAGGCAGATATGGTCCATTACGGCCTGTCCGGCGGCCCTGTTCATGACGCGAGCGTCATTGCGTGGCTGCTCAAGCCCGATTTGTTCAGCGGCAAGCCGGTGAATCTGGCGATTGATAATCGCGAAGGGCTAGGGCAGGGCCAGACAATTGCGGACTGGTACGACACGCTGGCCCAGCCCAAGAATGTCTACTGGGTAGAAAGCGGCGATGCTCAAGGGTTTTTCGACCTGCTGACCGAGCGCCTCGCGCGACTCAAGTGA
- the rbsD gene encoding D-ribose pyranase, with the protein MKKTPLLNIALSRVVASLGHGDVLMIVDAGMPVPPGVELIDLALTHGVPDFVSVLNTVLTEMQVEHHVIAEEMLTRQPPALATVDSLNSAGALGEQRVVTHEALKTLSRSARAIVRTGECQPYTNIALVAGVVF; encoded by the coding sequence ATGAAAAAAACACCGCTTCTCAATATCGCGTTGTCGCGTGTTGTGGCCTCTCTGGGGCATGGCGATGTGCTGATGATCGTCGATGCAGGCATGCCGGTACCGCCTGGTGTCGAGCTGATCGATTTGGCGCTGACCCACGGTGTGCCGGATTTCGTCAGTGTGCTGAATACAGTGCTGACTGAAATGCAGGTCGAGCACCATGTTATCGCCGAAGAAATGCTCACCCGACAGCCTCCGGCGCTTGCCACTGTCGATAGCCTGAACTCAGCCGGTGCGCTGGGTGAGCAAAGGGTGGTCACTCACGAGGCACTCAAAACGCTAAGCCGCAGCGCTCGTGCCATCGTGCGGACCGGCGAGTGCCAGCCTTACACCAATATTGCACTGGTCGCGGGCGTGGTGTTCTGA
- the rbsK gene encoding ribokinase, with product MQAKVVIVGSLNMDLVTRAPRLPRGGETLAGHSFVTVPGGKGANQAVAAARLGASVAMIGCVGDDAYGDQLRAALVAEGIDCTAVTAVPGESSGVALIVVDDNSQNAIVIVAGGNGHVSAEVVDRFDTLLSQAEVIICQLEIPMATVGHVLKRGRELGKIVILNPAPASEPLPADWYALIDYLIPNESEASLLTGLPVDSVATADSAATALLASGASKVIITLGPQGSLLATSSRSQHFAAPKVQALDTTAAGDTFVGGFAAALAEGKSESEAIQFGQIAAALSVTRAGAQPSIPTFDEVQGFKP from the coding sequence ATGCAAGCAAAAGTAGTGATAGTGGGCAGTCTCAACATGGACCTGGTTACGCGGGCGCCACGCCTGCCACGCGGTGGCGAAACCCTGGCGGGACATTCATTTGTGACAGTGCCGGGCGGGAAGGGCGCCAACCAGGCGGTTGCGGCAGCGCGCCTCGGGGCGAGCGTCGCGATGATTGGCTGCGTTGGCGATGACGCTTATGGCGATCAGCTGCGTGCGGCTTTGGTAGCTGAGGGGATCGATTGCACGGCAGTCACTGCCGTGCCCGGTGAGTCATCTGGCGTTGCGCTGATCGTGGTCGATGACAACAGTCAGAATGCGATTGTGATCGTAGCGGGTGGCAACGGGCATGTTTCGGCCGAGGTCGTGGACCGATTCGACACACTGCTCAGTCAGGCTGAAGTGATCATTTGCCAGCTGGAAATCCCGATGGCTACCGTAGGTCATGTGCTCAAGCGCGGGCGTGAGCTGGGCAAGATCGTCATCCTCAACCCGGCCCCCGCCAGCGAGCCATTGCCAGCCGACTGGTACGCACTGATTGACTACCTCATCCCGAATGAAAGCGAAGCAAGCCTGTTGACCGGTTTGCCCGTGGACTCGGTAGCCACAGCCGATTCGGCGGCAACGGCGCTGCTGGCCTCTGGCGCTTCCAAAGTGATTATTACGTTGGGCCCTCAGGGGTCGCTGCTTGCGACGTCTTCGCGCTCGCAACATTTCGCGGCACCCAAGGTTCAGGCGCTGGACACCACGGCAGCGGGTGACACGTTCGTTGGTGGGTTTGCCGCCGCATTGGCAGAAGGCAAGAGCGAGTCCGAGGCGATCCAGTTCGGCCAGATTGCCGCCGCGCTGTCAGTCACCCGCGCCGGTGCCCAGCCATCCATTCCAACGTTCGATGAAGTACAGGGATTCAAGCCATGA